The proteins below come from a single Gossypium raimondii isolate GPD5lz chromosome 2, ASM2569854v1, whole genome shotgun sequence genomic window:
- the LOC105788936 gene encoding proline-rich receptor-like protein kinase PERK12, with amino-acid sequence MAKVGFCLTFVLFIVAELTSAAEPPAPAPALSLGADLPQLAPTPVTGSPDSAPYISPVMDASPPAPMGPSPSDLAPGNSPASSPAPSPVDASDINHSDINAEGSEEKSGGDGGMSGGKKAGIMFGVVAAACLVGFGGLVYKKRQENIRRSQYGYAARSEFL; translated from the coding sequence ATGGCTAAAGTCGGATTTTGTCTTACCTTTGTTTTGTTCATTGTTGCTGAACTCACTTCTGCTGCTGAACCGCCGGCGCCTGCGCCTGCGCTGTCACTCGGTGCAGACTTACCGCAACTCGCTCCTACTCCGGTAACTGGATCTCCCGACTCCGCGCCATATATCTCACCGGTAATGGATGCTTCGCCACCGGCACCAATGGGGCCATCTCCATCAGATCTGGCGCCAGGAAACTCGCCCGCGAGTTCTCCCGCTCCTTCACCGGTCGATGCCAGCGATATCAACCACAGCGACATCAACGCAGAAGGAAGCGAAGAGAAGAGCGGCGGCGATGGAGGAATGAGCGGCGGAAAAAAGGCGGGAATCATGTTTGGCGTAGTGGCGGCAGCGTGTTTGGTTGGCTTCGGTGGATTGGTTTACAAGAAGAGACAAGAGAATATCAGGAGATCTCAGTACGGGTACGCCGCCAGGAGCGAATTTCtgtga